From Aspergillus fumigatus Af293 chromosome 5, whole genome shotgun sequence, a single genomic window includes:
- a CDS encoding putative RNA 3'-terminal phosphate cyclase → MSSSPTRRERIHLDGRTLEGGGQLVRIAVALSTITGQPITIEHIRGHRTGKKGLKASHLAAIKYLADVSGSAVSGAEVGSSSLTYHPLPDAETCVRQQQEIDIRLRTAGAISLVFQALYPYILHTASCLAVAEPKPQPVRVSITGGTNVSFSPSYDYISQVLVPNLARVGLPPLAVHLEKRGWATGPFSLGKVTFVLHSMDRNEESPYGFPRVDLDRYPRGEITQVDVTVLAPDTLLFGGSGQHEARKKGNSQISDGTSQSITLRQVIEYETMRVLRTRLRQLPSSIVKRARADSPFARTYENDEIVPIRLHTSERTHHHSHIYILIVAHTSNGFRLGRDTLFGAHGEDSHRKSGGRKGRPTDDRGIALKLVERCVNDFVRELYDPRLRSTSEGRQPCVDEYMRDQLVIFEALGKSTSKCEADGRGKEDERYCSLHTQTARWVCEQMLDVDR, encoded by the coding sequence AGGATTCACCTTGACGGCCGCACCCTCGAAGGAGGAGGTCAACTCGTGCGCATCGCGGTGGCCCTGTCCACCATCACGGGCCAACCCATCACCATCGAGCACATCCGCGGCCACCGCACTGGCAAGAAGGGTCTCAAGGCATCCCACCTGGCAGCCATCAAGTATCTGGCAGACGTCAGCGGGAGCGCCGTCTCCGGCGCCGAAGTGGGCTCGTCTTCATTGACATATCACCCCCTCCCAGACGCAGAGACCTGCGTTCGGCAACAGCAAGAGATTGACATCCGCCTTCGAACGGCTGGGGCTATATCACTGGTCTTCCAGGCTTTGTATCCGTATATTCTCCATACAGCCAGCTGTTTAGCAGTCGCCGAACCAAAACCACAGCCCGTCCGTGTGAGCATCACAGGAGGGACAAATGTATCCTTTTCGCCGTCGTATGATTACATCTCGCAGGTCCTGGTGCCGAATCTCGCCAGGGTCGGGCTGCCGCCCCTCGCGGTCcatctggagaagagaggatGGGCCACTGGCCCGTTTAGCCTGGGGAAGGTGACGTTCGTCCTTCACTCGATGGACAGAAACGAGGAGTCTCCGTATGGGTTTCCACGAGTCGATCTGGACAGATACCCGCGGGGCGAGATCACGCAGGTTGATGTCACGGTTCTGGCACCGGATACGCTTTTGTTCGGTGGATCTGGTCAGCACGAAGCTCGAAAGAAGGGCAATTCGCAGATATCGGACGGTACATCTCAGTCTATAACTCTCCGCCAAGTCATCGAGTATGAGACCATGCGCGTGTTGCGCACTCGACTACGACAGTTACCTTCTTCGATAGTCAAACGAGCAAGGGCAGATTCTCCATTCGCCAGAACATACGAAAACGATGAGATTGTACCTATCAGACTGCACACCTCAGAAAGAACGCACCACCACTCACATATCTACATTCTCATTGTGGCGCATACATCGAATGGGTTCAGGCTTGGTCGAGATACGCTTTTCGGCGCTCACGGGGAGGATTCTCATAGAAAGTCAGGTGGCAGAAAGGGCCGACCAACAGACGATAGGGGTATAGCTCTCAAACTGGTAGAGAGGTGCGTGAATGATTTTGTGCGTGAGTTGTATGACCCAAGACTGCGGAGTACATCCGAGGGACGTCAGCCTTGTGTGGACGAGTATATGCGAGATCAGCTGGTTATATTCGAGGCGCTCGGGAAGTCTACGTCCAAGTGTGAAGCCGATGGCAGGGGAAAAGAGGATGAGAGATACTGCAGTCTCCATACGCAGACAGCACGGTGGGTATGTGAGCAGATGTTGGATGTGGACCGGTAG